Proteins encoded together in one Columba livia isolate bColLiv1 breed racing homer chromosome 3, bColLiv1.pat.W.v2, whole genome shotgun sequence window:
- the ETAA1 gene encoding ewing's tumor-associated antigen 1 translates to MPGSRRKGPCLRAAALRRRSGGGEEQLTRRRPAEPRAEEDEEAAEGGAGPGLPAGEARPAPRPSPSREAAAGRGAAESCLHKTPKRSLSRKSRIPVFSSPVNDTDIQQEIFWDPHSPITQRLGNGKPKQSTSRCAVEISEIVNRIAPQDEKAACNEGSLLGTWIGEDAIPCTPAVVKVRARTKLTCTRDLKIKNPEEELMKLAKEFDKNLVELDAVQEQEKLGHDFIRTAPESLNNSKDEANTKNLQSLFGEVSEIDTGLSLKPVAQSTGIAAADPCQSSSQKPVDLEAEIALRALFDCSTQKCSGQLSQGLSDVSLNTSCCENKSTLEEEHLPKQVKDVERGNLEAHHKDTLCAPGSVNRTLPKPDTHPLTKNNPSSLKTQLVVSSKLAGVVNDDFDDWDTDFLADDSFVMQITQHPELISTEEAPALPTNPSVCGFSDGGTIKERSSGNSGTCLGSVHKSNSVQSSLLKHSGKNTRHVVKPLSLQKPCKTENSEAIASHGKCDIKPDKISSICRSAQNSNLNYIPVSTQSEVKNGNETIQPKSDLLPFFPSRSNPHRQWIEKPGNNTNNVFCQSSSDSTNMKSKDLIKVVNQANTVHLNQVEISNKRPMSFDDWNEPKFSDEVLDMFCESDSLWDANCEDDELLYQVCDDIEKQTQSQDVKQGNERAKTIQGASINSRPSAVNSFPASKQGLPDLLLAQKPNANQDTFLLNDSCRNSSKVTRGLATTNHAVNCKNISSPRTVFLGTECKYTLSKNCHQAASEGTTNTVSGKWYRSNSVLTGETGSEVSPVNAVNSFSSKTDSPGLLYNTGKLPNNSSGNKTSLMPSKFKFRKTNSSQSVLHVGSENPGSHSGTGITTQGLEGSKNQVNVTLHSKLDNKKPPFKRHLSESFALPNTSASVVEQKTRKCSQEEIERKKQAALARRKSRMQASLKDT, encoded by the exons ATGCCCGGTAGCCGGCGGAAGGGGCCCTGCCTGCGGGCCGCCGCCCTCAGAaggcggagcggcggcggcgaggAGCAGCTCACCCGGCGGCGGCCGGCGGAGCCCCGCgcagaggaggatgaggaggcgGCGGAAGGCGGTGCGGGCCCAGGCCTGCCCGCGGGGGAGGCGCGTCCCGCGCCCCGGCCATCGCCGTCGCGGGAAgcagcggcggggcggggcgctgCAG AATCATGTTTACATAAAACACCCAAGAGATCATTGAGTAGGAAATCCCGAATACCTGTTTTCAGCTCTCCTGTTAATGACACCGATATACAGCAAGAAATCTTTTGGGATCCTCATTCACCAATTACACAGAGACTAG gCAATGGAAAACCCAAACAGTCTACCAGTAGATGTGCAGTAGAAATTTCAGAAATTGTTAATCGTATTGCTCCTCAG GATGAAAAAGCAGCCTGTAACGAAGGCTCCCTTTTAGGGACATGGATTGGTGAGGATGCTATTCCCTGTACGCCTGCCGTAGTAAAAGTGCGAGCGAGGACAAAGTTAACTTGTACAAG agatcttaaaattaaaaatcctgAAGAGGAACTCATGAAATTGGCTAAGGAATTTGATAAAAATCTAGTAGAGCTAGATGCTGTTCAGGAACAAGAGAAGCTTGGTCATGACTTCATCCGGACCGCTCCAGAGTCTTTAAATAACTCTAAAGATGAAGCAAATACGAAGAACCTGCAATCACTCTTTGGTGAAGTTTCTGAAATAGATACTGGTCTGTCCCTGAAACCAGTAGCACAGAGCACGGGCATCGCCGCTGCAGACCCCTGTCAATCGAGCAGTCAAAAGCCTGTAGACCTTGAGGCTGAAATAGCCCTTCGTGCTCTTTTTGACTGCTCTACCCAGAAGTGTAGTGGACAGCTGAGCCAAGGACTGTCAGATGTTTCTTTAAATACTAGttgctgtgaaaataaaagcacCTTGGAAGAGGAACACCTTCCCAAGCAAGTTAAAGACGTGGAACGCGGTAATCTGGAGGCACATCACAAAGATACTCTGTGTGCACCAGGAAGTGTGAACCGGACTTTGCCAAAACCTGATACTCACCCGCTGACAAAAAACAATCCTTCTTCTCTGAAGACACAATTGGTGGTCTCCAGTAAGCTTGCTGGAGTAGTTAATGATGACTTTGATGACTGGGATACAGATTTTTTGGCAGATGACTCTTTTGTGATGCAAATAACCCAACATCCTGAATTGATAAGTACTGAAGAAGCACCAGCACTTCCTACAAATCCATCAGTGTGTGGTTTCAGTGATGGTGGCACaataaaggaaagaagtagTGGCAATTCAGGAACTTGTTTGGGGAGTGTGCACAAATCCAACAGTGTGCAGTCTTCACTTTTGAAACATTCTGGTAAAAACACACGACATGTTGTAAAACCTCTTTCTTTACAAAAACCATGTAAGACAGAAAACTCAGAGGCCATAGCTTCTCATGGCAAATGTGACATTAAGCCAGATAAAATAAGTTCTATTTGCAGAAGTGCCCAAAACAGTAATTTGAACTATATTCCTGTTTCAACGCAATCTGAAGTGAAGAATGGAAATGAAACTATTCAGCCTAAAAGTgaccttctgcctttttttccttcaagatcCAATCCTCATAGACAATGGATTGAAAAACCTGGGAATAACACAAACAATGTTTTCTGTCAATCATCCAGTGATTCTACCAATATGAAGTCTAAGGATCTTATAAAAGTGGTTAACCAAGCTAATACAGTTCACTTAAATCAAGTTGAAATATCAAATAAGCGTCCTATGTCATTTGATGACTGGAATGAGCCGAAATTCTCTGATGAGGTATTAGACATGTTTTGTGAATCCGATAGTCTTTGGGATGCAAACTGTGAGGATGATGAATTGTTGTATCAGGTGTGTGATGATATAGAAAAGCAGACTCAGAGCCAGGATGTTAAGCAAGGAAACGAAAGAGCTAAAACTATTCAAGGAGCCAGTATTAATTCCAGACCAAGTGCTGTTAACAGCTTCCCAGCATCCAAACAAGGGCTACCTGATCTCCTCCTGGCACAAAAACCAAATGCAAACCAGGACACTTTCTTACTGAACGATTCCTGTAGGAATTCCTCAAAGGTTACACGTGGGCTGGCCACAACAAATCACGCCGTGAACTGTAAAAACATCTCAAGTCCTCGAACTGTGTTCTTGGGTACGGAATGTAAATACACACTGTCTAAAAACTGTCATCAGGCTGCTTCTGAAGGTACCACAAACACTGTTTCGGGAAAATGGTACCGGTCAAATTCTGTGCTGACAGGAGAGACTGGTTCTGAAGTAAGTCCTGTTAATGCAGTAAACTCTTTTAGTAGCAAAACAGACAGCCCAGGTCTTTTGTATAATACTGGAAAGTTGCCAAATAACAGTTCTGGTAACAAAACATCGCTTATGCCTTCAAAGTTTAAGTTCCGAAAGACTAACAGTTCTCAGAGTGTGCTTCATGTAGGCTCTGAAAATCCTGGGAGTCATTCTGGCACTGGAATTACCACACAGGGTTTGGAAGGAAGCAAGAACCAGGTGAATGTGACTTTGCACAGCAAGCTCGACAATAAGAAACCACCTTTCAAGAGGCACCTTTCAGAGTCTTTTGCACTGCCAAATACATCAG cgTCTGTGGTggaacagaaaaccagaaaatgttCTCAAGAAGAGATTGAACgaaaaaaacaagcagctcTTGCCCGAAGAAAATCCAGAATGCAGGCGTCCCTTAAAGATACTTGA